Proteins encoded together in one Lachnospiraceae bacterium JLR.KK008 window:
- a CDS encoding 2-keto-3-deoxygluconate permease — protein sequence MSEQSKDVNKQTDLNILNKMKNLPGGLVIIPLVIAVLLATFVPQVFQIGGYVTALFYEGNSCMMGFFLIVCGSMINVKQVGMPLYKGVIMTGTKFVLGVIVGLIVGTICGPEGFLGIAPFVLIAAITNSNGSLYISLSSQFGNATDTGAISVLSLNDGPFFTLIALGATGLANIPIKSLIAVLVPLLIGFVWGNLDKGFRDACRQAQPIVTFFMTISIGAKTDVKTILMAGASGIVLGLISAATAVLFFFVINLLLPRKERNAMGAAIGTTALNSAMTPAAVAEADPTMAPYVSMATAQCATASIITLFLCPFITAAFDKYMQKRQKGIYSPDGWAYNGN from the coding sequence ATGAGCGAACAATCGAAAGATGTGAATAAACAGACGGATCTTAATATATTGAATAAGATGAAAAACCTTCCGGGCGGCCTTGTCATCATTCCGCTTGTGATTGCGGTACTGCTGGCGACTTTCGTTCCGCAGGTTTTTCAGATCGGTGGTTATGTGACAGCGCTGTTCTATGAAGGAAATTCCTGTATGATGGGTTTCTTCCTGATCGTATGCGGCTCCATGATCAACGTCAAGCAGGTGGGGATGCCGCTGTACAAGGGTGTGATCATGACAGGTACGAAATTTGTCCTTGGTGTGATCGTGGGGCTTATCGTAGGCACGATCTGTGGGCCGGAAGGATTTTTAGGGATTGCGCCTTTTGTACTGATCGCAGCGATTACAAATTCCAACGGCTCTCTTTACATATCGCTGTCATCGCAGTTTGGGAATGCGACAGATACGGGAGCGATCTCTGTCCTTTCTCTGAATGACGGACCGTTTTTTACCCTGATCGCGTTGGGTGCGACAGGATTGGCAAACATCCCGATCAAGTCTCTGATTGCAGTACTTGTGCCTTTGCTCATCGGGTTCGTATGGGGGAATCTTGACAAAGGTTTCCGCGATGCCTGCAGACAGGCGCAGCCGATCGTCACCTTTTTTATGACGATTTCGATCGGTGCCAAGACAGATGTGAAGACGATTCTCATGGCCGGTGCGTCCGGTATCGTACTCGGATTGATCTCTGCAGCGACGGCGGTCCTCTTCTTCTTTGTCATTAATCTGCTGCTCCCGAGGAAAGAGAGAAATGCGATGGGGGCAGCGATCGGTACAACGGCTCTGAATTCTGCCATGACACCGGCGGCAGTGGCGGAGGCTGACCCGACAATGGCGCCTTATGTGAGCATGGCAACCGCGCAGTGCGCGACGGCATCGATTATCACCCTGTTCCTCTGCCCGTTTATTACGGCGGCGTTTGACAAATATATGCAGAAACGGCAGAAAGGTATCTATAGTCCGGACGGATGGGCTTATAACGGAAATTAA
- a CDS encoding DeoR/GlpR family DNA-binding transcription regulator, which yields MEERRQKILQQIKERGKVRVAELSRELNCSEVTIRNDIKNMDAEGLLKRTHGGAVRIGGEPERKYAAESIYRHTERKKKIAACAYEFLEDTDTIILDDASSTFYLAAHIRQHPEKRLAIVTNSLLVGNELAGAAHVELYMLGGYVGGHLAATMGDAAIRNIEQFCVDKAFIGVHGINFDVGITSIATPQMQVKKAIFQTTDQVYVLADSSKFGGGYLSVICPIRDVYKIITDSEVSQECIRKAQEAKVPLVIA from the coding sequence ATGGAGGAACGCAGACAGAAGATTTTGCAGCAGATAAAAGAACGGGGAAAAGTGCGTGTCGCGGAGCTGAGCAGAGAACTGAACTGCTCGGAGGTGACGATACGCAATGACATTAAAAATATGGATGCGGAAGGGCTGCTGAAACGGACTCATGGAGGGGCGGTGAGGATTGGCGGAGAACCGGAACGGAAATATGCTGCTGAGAGCATTTATCGCCACACGGAGCGTAAGAAAAAGATTGCCGCATGCGCCTATGAGTTTCTGGAAGATACGGACACGATCATACTGGATGATGCGTCGAGTACCTTTTATCTGGCAGCCCATATCCGACAGCATCCGGAGAAGCGTCTGGCGATTGTCACGAATTCTCTGCTTGTGGGAAATGAACTTGCCGGAGCGGCGCATGTGGAATTATATATGTTAGGAGGCTATGTGGGCGGCCATCTGGCGGCGACGATGGGAGACGCCGCCATACGCAATATCGAACAGTTTTGTGTGGACAAGGCTTTTATCGGTGTCCACGGTATCAATTTTGACGTTGGCATCACATCGATTGCCACACCGCAGATGCAGGTAAAGAAAGCGATTTTCCAGACGACGGATCAAGTGTATGTGCTGGCGGACAGCAGTAAATTTGGCGGCGGTTATCTGTCAGTCATCTGTCCAATCAGAGATGTTTACAAGATTATTACAGACAGTGAGGTCTCTCAGGAGTGTATCAGGAAGGCACAGGAGGCGAAAGTGCCTCTTGTAATCGCATAG
- a CDS encoding DUF3048 domain-containing protein: protein MKRKSVLLLTSVMLTAMVLSGCGKKAEEESASLLEDIPEETIEAEVEESEEETEAEETEEENHDGMYRSEITNEWIDESLKNQRPIAAMVDNEKTALPHYGLSEADVVYEIMNSTKNDRITRLMAIVKDWGKIEQLGSIRSTRPTNILLAAEWNAVLCHDGGPFYIDPYLANDYAAHFSGGFDRVNNGKAREFTEYICTGNLDSKFDASHYSKEYDEFYPGPHYRFSDEELTLEGEDGVIDAKEIVLPFKHNQSTLKYNEETQTYDYYDYGNLHKDPGNGDAVLTFKNVLIQKCTFKQYDENGYLIYNCIDTNQDGYYITNGKAIPVTWGKVSDTEPTRYFDSDGNEIEINTGKTYVTLVPDDGWSNLSIN, encoded by the coding sequence ATGAAAAGAAAATCAGTTTTGCTTTTAACTTCCGTGATGCTGACAGCGATGGTTCTGAGCGGCTGCGGTAAGAAGGCAGAGGAAGAAAGCGCTTCTTTATTAGAAGATATTCCGGAGGAAACAATTGAGGCAGAAGTAGAAGAGTCGGAAGAAGAGACAGAGGCGGAAGAGACAGAAGAAGAGAATCATGACGGCATGTACCGCAGTGAGATTACCAATGAGTGGATCGACGAAAGTCTCAAAAACCAGAGACCGATTGCGGCGATGGTAGACAATGAAAAGACAGCATTACCGCATTATGGGCTGTCAGAGGCAGATGTTGTCTATGAGATCATGAACAGTACGAAAAATGACAGGATCACACGTCTGATGGCTATCGTGAAAGACTGGGGGAAGATCGAACAGCTCGGAAGTATCCGCAGCACCAGACCGACGAATATCCTGCTTGCAGCCGAGTGGAACGCAGTGCTCTGCCATGACGGCGGCCCGTTCTATATCGATCCGTATCTTGCAAACGATTATGCAGCGCATTTCAGCGGCGGATTTGATAGGGTAAACAACGGCAAGGCAAGAGAGTTCACAGAGTATATCTGTACAGGAAATCTGGATTCCAAGTTTGACGCTTCTCATTACTCCAAAGAGTATGACGAGTTCTATCCGGGTCCGCATTACCGGTTTTCTGATGAAGAACTGACACTGGAAGGCGAGGACGGCGTGATCGATGCGAAAGAGATCGTACTTCCGTTCAAACATAATCAGTCTACATTAAAATATAATGAAGAGACACAGACCTATGATTATTATGATTATGGAAACCTTCATAAAGATCCGGGCAACGGGGATGCAGTTCTTACCTTTAAAAATGTGCTGATCCAGAAATGTACATTCAAGCAGTATGACGAGAACGGTTATCTGATCTATAACTGTATCGATACGAATCAGGATGGCTATTATATTACAAACGGTAAGGCAATTCCGGTTACCTGGGGTAAGGTAAGCGATACGGAGCCGACCCGCTATTTTGATTCGGATGGAAACGAGATCGAGATCAATACCGGCAAGACTTATGTTACGCTCGTTCCGGATGATGGCTGGAGCAACCTTTCCATTAACTAA
- a CDS encoding YcxB family protein: MNKITVHMTKEALFDFLLFHAYSKFSGFLINILGLAVAFTGVFMYLSGKTGAVSVALYLAAALLFLGNMPFQLSRRAKKQVLTNPEYCNPVIYTFSEEEGIFAEYGENLHHYSWEEIERAVVTPKTIGIYYEKERAFIIPKQDFGDQFIDIFQMVARHLGRNRVRMR; encoded by the coding sequence ATGAACAAGATAACGGTACATATGACGAAGGAAGCACTGTTTGATTTTCTTTTGTTTCATGCGTATTCGAAATTCAGTGGATTTTTGATCAATATCCTTGGATTGGCTGTGGCGTTTACAGGCGTCTTTATGTATCTGTCAGGAAAAACAGGTGCTGTCAGTGTGGCGCTTTATCTTGCGGCGGCGCTGCTCTTTCTCGGAAATATGCCGTTTCAGCTCAGCAGGAGAGCAAAAAAGCAGGTGCTGACCAATCCCGAATATTGTAATCCGGTTATATATACCTTTTCGGAAGAGGAAGGGATCTTTGCAGAATATGGGGAAAATCTGCATCACTATTCCTGGGAGGAGATCGAGAGGGCGGTCGTGACGCCAAAGACGATTGGCATCTATTATGAGAAAGAGAGAGCCTTTATCATTCCGAAGCAGGATTTCGGCGACCAATTTATTGACATTTTTCAGATGGTCGCCAGACATCTTGGCAGGAACAGAGTGAGAATGCGCTGA